From the Bdellovibrio reynosensis genome, one window contains:
- a CDS encoding RluA family pseudouridine synthase, with product MMFKILFEDEYFLVAEKPSGLPSQPTVDKRRPDFFTQLKKQLTEERGPNYLGLHHRLDRDTSGLMIFAKVKEANEPLANLFKKHLIQKTYLCFTKKQKCPDAWEVKNHLAETRDAELKKMKMHSVRSGGVKAHTLFKKLQEFPKALLVEAKPLTGRMHQIRVHLAEQGLGIYGDDIYAAPKKPAPPRLMLHALRLEFTHPFNQEKMNIECPLPPDMEDFQKSLS from the coding sequence ATGATGTTTAAAATCCTCTTTGAGGATGAATACTTCCTCGTCGCAGAAAAGCCTTCAGGACTTCCTTCACAGCCCACAGTGGACAAGCGTCGTCCTGATTTTTTCACGCAATTAAAAAAGCAACTGACTGAAGAACGCGGCCCGAATTACTTGGGTCTGCATCATCGCTTAGACCGCGATACTTCAGGTCTGATGATTTTTGCGAAGGTCAAAGAAGCCAACGAACCGTTAGCGAACCTTTTTAAAAAGCATCTGATTCAGAAGACCTATCTTTGCTTCACCAAAAAACAAAAATGCCCAGATGCTTGGGAAGTAAAAAACCACTTAGCTGAAACCCGCGATGCCGAACTAAAGAAAATGAAAATGCACTCGGTTCGCTCGGGCGGAGTCAAAGCCCACACTCTTTTTAAAAAGCTTCAAGAATTTCCAAAGGCATTGCTGGTTGAGGCAAAACCTTTAACAGGACGAATGCATCAGATCCGAGTTCATTTAGCCGAACAAGGCCTTGGAATCTATGGCGATGATATTTATGCTGCTCCAAAAAAACCAGCTCCGCCAAGACTTATGTTACACGCTTTGCGCTTAGAATTCACCCATCCCTTCAACCAAGAAAAAATGAACATTGAATGTCCCCTTCCCCCCGACATGGAAGATTTCCAAAAATCCTTAAGTTAA
- a CDS encoding murein L,D-transpeptidase catalytic domain family protein, translated as MKNIFVLTVLLLLAVQGLAAEKESAKEVDKQTLFQRYADQGVPLDALRRTFEFLEKNAEASFKVKLHDETTKKTILNKNYAVIINYNQPSSERRLYLLNLKTGEINKYFVAHAINTGGNVAKYFSNTVDSKKSSLGFYITGSSFPGKHGNTLYLHGLEKTNDNAYVRDIVMHGASYVSLDFLESNGRLGRSWGCPAVSEAIAEKVIPLIKNGALYYIHHNSLMTVAETGAPIEDMGCDQQDASCNGNDVVAEEVLQEMGRHQSASDQTNP; from the coding sequence ATGAAAAACATTTTCGTATTAACAGTTCTTTTACTTTTGGCAGTTCAGGGCTTAGCAGCAGAAAAAGAGTCGGCAAAAGAAGTCGATAAACAAACTTTATTTCAACGCTACGCCGATCAAGGTGTTCCATTAGATGCCCTGCGCAGGACTTTTGAGTTTCTGGAAAAGAATGCGGAAGCCAGCTTCAAAGTGAAGCTTCATGATGAAACGACAAAGAAAACAATCCTAAATAAAAACTATGCCGTTATTATTAATTACAATCAGCCCTCGTCAGAACGCCGGCTTTATCTTTTAAACCTAAAGACCGGAGAGATTAATAAGTACTTTGTTGCCCATGCGATAAATACCGGCGGCAATGTCGCAAAATATTTCTCCAATACAGTCGATTCAAAAAAAAGCTCTTTAGGATTTTACATCACAGGCTCATCATTTCCCGGGAAACACGGAAACACCTTGTACTTGCACGGCTTAGAAAAAACCAACGACAACGCCTATGTTCGCGATATCGTGATGCATGGGGCGTCCTATGTTTCTCTGGACTTTCTTGAATCGAATGGTCGATTAGGCCGCAGCTGGGGCTGCCCCGCAGTTTCTGAAGCTATTGCTGAAAAAGTCATTCCGCTAATTAAAAACGGAGCCCTTTACTATATTCACCACAATAGCTTAATGACGGTGGCAGAGACAGGCGCGCCGATTGAGGACATGGGCTGTGACCAGCAAGATGCTTCCTGCAATGGTAACGACGTCGTGGCTGAAGAGGTGCTCCAAGAAATGGGGCGCCATCAATCCGCTAGCGACCAAACAAATCCCTAG
- a CDS encoding AMP-binding protein produces MEKIWLKNYPKEVSATTDLSKYKSLYDLYEESVQMFGPRKAFTNMGVSLTFSKLNEEVERFASFLQHELKLKKGDRIAIQMPNLLQFPVVAFAAMRSGLTIVNTNPLYTAKEMQHQFKDSGAKAVVILANYAHLLEQIIKDTEIESVVITEIGDHFPAPKRLLVNSVVKYIKKMVPAYSIPQAYTYLQAMQLGAMKPSQKIETTQEDIAFLQYTGGTTGVAKGAMLLHKNVLANVLQIRDWMKPKLREGQEIAIAALPLYHIFALTLNCLGLLRYGAENVLITNPRDIPGFIKDLKKTPFTVMAGVNTLFNALMNNPEFTTIDFSKVKISVAGAMTLQKSVAEKWMTLTSSTIVEGYGLTEASPVVCCNPIDGTDRVGTIGLPFPDTDVKLVNDDDQEVPMGEPGELLCQGPQVMAGYWNKQEETDKVLTNGWLRTGDIAVVDKDGFFKIVDRKKDMILVSGFNVYPNEVEEAIASHPGVLEVAAIGVPDEHSGEIVKAVVVKKDPGLTPEDVIAHARKTLTNYKVPKLVEFRTELPKTNVGKILRRALRDQK; encoded by the coding sequence ATGGAAAAAATCTGGCTAAAAAACTACCCAAAAGAGGTCTCTGCCACGACAGACCTTTCTAAATACAAGTCGTTGTATGATCTTTACGAAGAATCCGTGCAAATGTTCGGTCCGCGCAAAGCTTTCACGAATATGGGAGTTTCCTTAACTTTCTCAAAATTAAACGAAGAAGTAGAAAGATTCGCTTCTTTCCTGCAACACGAACTGAAACTAAAAAAAGGCGATCGCATCGCCATTCAGATGCCAAATCTTTTGCAATTCCCCGTCGTGGCGTTTGCAGCTATGCGCAGCGGTTTAACCATCGTTAATACAAATCCTTTGTACACCGCTAAAGAGATGCAGCATCAGTTCAAAGACTCTGGTGCCAAAGCCGTGGTGATTTTAGCTAACTATGCTCATCTACTTGAACAGATCATCAAAGACACGGAAATTGAATCCGTTGTGATCACTGAAATCGGTGACCATTTCCCAGCACCAAAAAGATTGTTGGTAAATTCAGTAGTTAAATACATCAAAAAAATGGTCCCGGCTTATAGCATTCCGCAGGCCTACACGTATTTGCAGGCGATGCAATTAGGCGCGATGAAACCATCACAAAAAATCGAAACCACGCAAGAAGACATCGCGTTCCTTCAGTATACAGGGGGCACGACGGGCGTCGCGAAAGGTGCGATGCTTTTACATAAAAACGTTCTTGCTAACGTTTTACAAATTCGCGACTGGATGAAACCAAAATTGCGCGAAGGCCAAGAAATCGCCATCGCAGCCCTGCCGCTTTATCACATCTTTGCCTTAACATTGAATTGCTTGGGTCTGCTTCGTTATGGCGCTGAAAACGTTCTGATCACGAATCCAAGAGACATCCCTGGCTTCATCAAAGATCTTAAGAAAACTCCATTCACAGTGATGGCTGGCGTAAACACTTTGTTTAACGCTTTGATGAACAATCCAGAATTCACAACCATCGATTTCAGTAAAGTAAAAATCAGCGTTGCCGGCGCAATGACCTTGCAAAAATCCGTGGCTGAAAAATGGATGACATTAACAAGCTCAACCATCGTTGAAGGTTACGGCTTAACAGAAGCATCACCCGTTGTGTGTTGCAACCCTATCGACGGCACAGACCGCGTAGGCACCATTGGCCTTCCATTCCCAGATACAGACGTAAAATTAGTTAATGATGATGACCAAGAAGTACCCATGGGCGAACCGGGCGAACTTCTATGCCAAGGACCGCAAGTCATGGCAGGCTACTGGAACAAACAAGAAGAAACAGACAAAGTTCTAACCAACGGCTGGTTAAGAACCGGCGACATCGCCGTCGTCGATAAAGATGGATTCTTCAAAATCGTAGACCGCAAAAAAGACATGATCCTAGTATCGGGCTTTAACGTCTATCCAAACGAAGTCGAAGAAGCCATCGCAAGCCACCCGGGCGTGCTAGAAGTAGCAGCCATCGGCGTACCCGACGAACACAGCGGTGAAATCGTAAAAGCAGTGGTAGTCAAAAAAGACCCAGGTTTAACTCCTGAAGACGTAATCGCCCACGCAAGAAAAACACTAACAAACTATAAAGTTCCAAAATTAGTAGAATTCAGAACCGAACTACCAAAAACAAACGTAGGCAAAATCCTAAGAAGAGCCCTAAGAGATCAAAAATAA
- a CDS encoding TolC family protein, which translates to MKKGAFVGILLALWQPPALAMNLQEYLKAVESNHRLIKSFSVSTEAAQERRLSADLELNPRLTAGLGYLSDKSPLGQFAMLGATETTAKDLKLGLAKKFSTGTSVSVDAAANEVENEGTLFVPSLQKFSYGSLGVGISQSLWKDSFGRATRLRWERQDAATEAEVGSFDLNRKQLLIEAEKAYWDYIYLDEYLKIGRASLERAKRIEAWTRRRVNDGISERADLLSTQALVGARQLAVISAEDDFAAAKRKIRDFLELSDSENLPEITGDISSSRSLNSMVNAKGGKVMALDAYLAALTAKARALESREIEDNFRPDIVLSGSYNTNNLQQDKTISEATAKWTDSSLPTWKVGLNLTYDFDTDVKNSAQSAARKNALAAKLQSERKMLDSESAWIELNRRYSEMSKRIETASEIAKLQVAAAKAQADLFNKGRSITANVIKAEEDAAEAELMLTRLKSEQRKMEAQGRMFVVIEEN; encoded by the coding sequence ATGAAAAAGGGAGCCTTTGTAGGAATACTATTAGCACTATGGCAACCTCCAGCTCTTGCAATGAATCTTCAAGAGTATCTTAAGGCTGTCGAAAGCAACCATAGATTGATTAAGTCTTTCTCTGTTTCTACGGAGGCTGCGCAAGAGCGCAGACTTAGCGCAGATTTAGAGCTCAATCCGCGTCTGACAGCGGGTTTGGGTTATTTAAGTGACAAGAGCCCATTAGGACAATTTGCGATGTTGGGGGCCACAGAGACGACGGCTAAAGATCTAAAGCTAGGACTTGCCAAAAAGTTTTCAACCGGTACTTCAGTCAGCGTAGATGCCGCCGCCAATGAAGTTGAAAATGAAGGAACTTTGTTTGTTCCTTCATTACAGAAGTTTTCTTATGGCTCTTTGGGAGTCGGTATTTCCCAGTCACTTTGGAAAGATTCGTTTGGTCGCGCTACAAGACTGCGTTGGGAGCGTCAGGATGCCGCAACGGAAGCTGAAGTCGGTAGCTTTGACCTAAATAGAAAGCAGCTCTTGATCGAAGCGGAAAAAGCATATTGGGATTATATTTATTTAGATGAATATTTAAAAATCGGGCGTGCTTCCTTAGAGCGTGCGAAACGCATTGAAGCTTGGACCCGACGCCGAGTGAATGATGGGATCAGTGAGCGTGCCGATCTTTTATCAACACAAGCTTTGGTGGGGGCCCGCCAATTGGCGGTTATTTCTGCTGAAGATGATTTTGCAGCGGCTAAAAGAAAAATTCGGGATTTTCTTGAACTTTCTGATTCAGAAAATTTGCCTGAAATAACCGGGGATATTTCTTCATCTCGCAGTTTAAATTCAATGGTGAATGCAAAAGGCGGCAAAGTTATGGCTCTGGATGCCTACTTGGCTGCATTAACTGCAAAAGCGCGAGCTTTAGAGTCCCGCGAGATCGAAGATAACTTTCGGCCTGATATAGTCCTTTCAGGCTCCTATAATACAAATAATTTGCAACAGGATAAGACGATTTCTGAAGCAACTGCAAAGTGGACTGATTCATCTCTTCCGACATGGAAAGTGGGTTTGAACTTGACGTACGATTTCGATACTGACGTTAAAAACTCTGCTCAATCCGCAGCCCGTAAGAACGCTTTAGCGGCCAAACTGCAAAGCGAAAGAAAAATGCTCGACAGTGAAAGCGCTTGGATTGAACTCAACCGCCGTTATTCTGAAATGAGCAAAAGAATTGAAACAGCTTCTGAAATTGCGAAACTTCAAGTGGCAGCAGCAAAAGCCCAGGCAGATTTATTTAATAAAGGCCGTTCAATCACGGCCAATGTTATTAAAGCTGAAGAAGACGCTGCCGAAGCGGAATTGATGCTGACACGACTGAAATCTGAACAAAGAAAGATGGAGGCTCAAGGACGAATGTTTGTCGTCATTGAGGAGAACTAA
- a CDS encoding GmrSD restriction endonuclease domain-containing protein: MTKLTGLILWGVFSALSAYARPSDTAHVARPVPVYNEYLTINEKTQSEVDSKKRTTENAFDYSAEFAVEKFVTTVKKVISLLNWQLHNLQRPIPTEAYIRKLHFGRWINDPTDDTCMNTRAKVLVRDSADDVTYRGNKQCVVDTGRWTDPYSSIETTDSREIQIDHMVPLKHAYMAGAWKWDYKTRCLYANYLGYKNHLVPATVHENTSKGDRGPEQYLPPELNYRCEYVKNWLMIKLIWQLNMTMDEAQTIHEVVTNYGCDAGRYKVSKEELSQQRQYIQDNLEFCMINKR, from the coding sequence ATGACTAAACTAACGGGATTGATTTTATGGGGAGTGTTTTCAGCACTGTCCGCCTATGCCCGCCCTTCCGACACTGCACATGTTGCCCGACCAGTTCCAGTCTATAACGAATACCTGACCATCAACGAAAAAACTCAATCAGAAGTGGATTCAAAAAAAAGAACCACAGAAAATGCTTTTGATTATTCTGCAGAGTTTGCTGTTGAAAAGTTTGTGACGACAGTAAAAAAAGTCATCAGTTTGTTAAACTGGCAACTTCATAATTTACAACGCCCTATTCCAACCGAAGCCTACATTCGAAAACTTCATTTCGGCCGTTGGATTAACGATCCTACCGATGACACCTGCATGAACACGCGAGCTAAAGTATTGGTTCGTGATAGCGCAGACGACGTCACCTACCGTGGCAATAAACAATGCGTGGTCGATACGGGACGTTGGACAGATCCGTATTCAAGTATTGAAACCACTGATTCCCGCGAGATTCAAATCGATCACATGGTTCCGTTAAAGCATGCCTATATGGCGGGTGCGTGGAAATGGGATTATAAAACTCGCTGCCTTTATGCGAACTACCTTGGATATAAAAATCATCTTGTGCCAGCAACAGTCCACGAAAACACTTCAAAAGGTGATCGCGGCCCTGAACAATATCTTCCGCCTGAATTAAACTATCGCTGCGAATACGTAAAAAATTGGCTGATGATAAAACTTATTTGGCAATTAAACATGACCATGGATGAGGCTCAGACCATCCACGAAGTTGTAACTAATTATGGCTGCGATGCCGGCCGCTATAAAGTCAGCAAAGAAGAACTTTCCCAGCAGCGCCAATATATTCAAGACAATCTTGAATTCTGCATGATCAACAAACGATGA
- a CDS encoding high-potential iron-sulfur protein encodes MNNSNMNRRGFFSTLVKVAGAFVVAPTVINSVLTSTAEAQKKRGAAPAAAGGAMPMVDPNDAVAKAVKYVEDFKKTPDSKGNKCLTCSFYAKKETRNGKEAGTCTIFAGKLVYADAWCSSWNKKA; translated from the coding sequence GTGAACAATTCTAATATGAACCGTCGTGGATTTTTCTCGACACTGGTTAAGGTAGCGGGCGCATTTGTAGTCGCACCTACGGTTATCAATTCTGTTTTAACTTCAACTGCAGAAGCTCAGAAAAAGCGTGGCGCAGCCCCGGCAGCGGCTGGCGGAGCAATGCCAATGGTTGACCCCAATGACGCTGTAGCGAAGGCTGTAAAGTACGTTGAGGACTTCAAGAAGACGCCCGATTCAAAAGGCAACAAATGCCTGACTTGCAGTTTCTATGCGAAAAAAGAAACTCGTAACGGCAAAGAAGCAGGAACTTGCACAATCTTCGCTGGTAAATTGGTGTATGCGGACGCATGGTGCTCCAGCTGGAACAAAAAAGCTTAG
- a CDS encoding efflux RND transporter permease subunit, which translates to MNLPSLSIKRPIFITCIVLLMLILGFFSLKKMPVDMFPDVTFPVLFVQVTYPGASPLDLEKQVSKPIEDEVGSISGLKTLTSNNLDSVAVIILEFKLGTDIKEVEQEVRNRIGNIRRDLPADIYEPVIRRFDPADQPVITLAVTSELPEGEAYDIASELIKPQFERLNDIGQVDIFGGRKQEIHVLIDKNKLQDRKISMLQVSQRIIETSKDIPIGKIENPKNETTLRTSGEFTDLKQISDVNVSFVGSDKAVQVKNVGRVVRSLEDQKTMGRIKGKKALLMNVYKQRGSNTVAVADSVKQNIEKVNKFLQEKNLKAEVTLVRDTSIPIRMNVYDVQESIIIGIILCVIVVFFFLGSGRSTFITAMALPNSLLGGFVIMYAMGFTINIMTLLALSLAVGLLIDDAIVVRENIFRHLEMGKKPKDAALEGTKEVAMAVIATTLVVIAVFGPISFLQGIIGQFFMQFGLTIVFTMLISLFDAFTVAPMLSAYLAHPNEHDKGNGIIGRMLKAFDRFQTRLEDFYERTLKYTLFNPKKVLLAGTVIFFGSLVSIAFIPKTFLPSPDNGEFAVTIELPVGSSLLATSNFTEKVEKLFEGDSAVDMVLAIIGNTNNESNKASLFVRLVERKNRSMTTTDYKESVREKLKEFEKQAIVSIGDIDAVNSGQKPLNLNIQGENLEELNAYAAKLVERMKKIPGLVDVDTNFRSGKPEFHVVFDRQKSEALGVSTVTAGAELRNRTEGNEQAIYREKGIDYKIRVRFEEMYRDLRNQFSTTLVPNSNYNMIPLARIAQGEDAFGYSQINRQNKGRYIQISGNIAKGGALGSISTEIENIVKKDLPPPQGVEYAFQGQADDFKELIANMLLAIFLGVTFIYLVLASLYESFITPFSILLALPLAMTGAFLALLIFGKTIDIFSLIGIVLLLGVVAKNSILLVDYTNQLIHEGLERNAAILKACRTRLRPILMTSLALIAGMIPIAIGLNEASAMRTSMGIAIIGGLISSTLLTLLIVPAAFGFIEDFKMWFRAKLAKFTGYQA; encoded by the coding sequence ATGAATTTGCCTAGTCTGTCGATTAAACGACCTATTTTTATTACTTGTATCGTATTGTTGATGCTGATCCTGGGTTTTTTCTCGTTAAAGAAAATGCCAGTGGATATGTTTCCGGATGTGACATTTCCGGTTCTGTTTGTGCAAGTGACTTACCCTGGTGCTTCGCCACTGGATTTAGAAAAGCAAGTTTCCAAGCCCATCGAAGATGAAGTGGGAAGTATATCAGGTCTTAAAACTCTGACTTCAAACAATCTTGATAGCGTAGCGGTTATAATCTTGGAGTTTAAGTTAGGCACGGACATCAAAGAAGTTGAACAAGAAGTTCGTAACCGTATCGGCAATATCCGCAGAGATTTGCCAGCGGATATTTATGAGCCCGTGATCCGCCGCTTTGACCCTGCCGATCAGCCCGTAATTACCTTGGCTGTTACTTCTGAACTTCCAGAAGGTGAAGCTTACGATATTGCGAGCGAGCTCATTAAGCCCCAATTTGAACGCTTAAACGACATCGGTCAGGTGGATATCTTCGGTGGTCGTAAGCAAGAAATTCACGTTCTTATTGATAAAAATAAACTTCAAGATCGTAAGATTTCGATGCTTCAGGTTTCACAAAGAATTATTGAAACCTCTAAAGATATTCCTATTGGGAAAATTGAAAATCCTAAAAATGAAACCACGCTAAGAACTTCCGGGGAGTTCACGGACCTAAAGCAAATTTCTGATGTGAACGTCAGCTTCGTAGGTTCTGATAAAGCCGTTCAAGTTAAAAACGTGGGCCGCGTGGTTAGAAGTCTTGAAGACCAAAAAACTATGGGTCGTATCAAAGGTAAAAAAGCCCTTTTGATGAACGTTTATAAACAGCGTGGTTCAAATACTGTGGCTGTTGCCGACAGTGTTAAGCAGAACATTGAAAAGGTGAATAAGTTCCTTCAAGAAAAGAACTTGAAGGCCGAAGTTACTTTAGTGCGTGATACTTCTATTCCAATCCGTATGAACGTTTATGACGTTCAAGAATCTATCATCATCGGTATTATTCTTTGCGTAATCGTGGTGTTTTTCTTCCTAGGCTCTGGTCGTTCGACATTCATTACTGCCATGGCTTTACCAAACTCGCTTTTAGGCGGATTTGTGATCATGTATGCCATGGGCTTCACTATTAATATTATGACTCTTTTGGCTCTTTCGTTGGCGGTAGGTCTTCTTATCGACGATGCCATCGTCGTGCGGGAAAATATTTTCCGGCACTTGGAAATGGGTAAAAAACCAAAAGATGCTGCTTTAGAGGGAACAAAAGAAGTAGCCATGGCCGTGATCGCAACCACCTTAGTTGTTATTGCGGTGTTTGGTCCGATCTCTTTCTTGCAAGGGATTATCGGTCAGTTCTTTATGCAGTTCGGTTTAACCATCGTATTTACAATGTTAATTTCATTGTTTGATGCCTTCACGGTGGCGCCCATGTTGTCTGCTTACCTTGCTCATCCAAATGAGCATGATAAGGGAAATGGCATTATCGGCCGCATGTTGAAAGCATTTGATCGCTTCCAAACTCGCCTTGAAGACTTCTATGAAAGAACATTGAAATACACCTTGTTCAATCCGAAGAAAGTTTTATTGGCGGGGACTGTGATCTTCTTTGGATCATTGGTGTCCATCGCTTTCATTCCGAAAACTTTCTTGCCGTCCCCGGATAACGGGGAGTTCGCGGTGACGATTGAGCTGCCAGTGGGTTCTTCTTTATTGGCGACTAGCAACTTCACTGAAAAAGTTGAAAAACTTTTCGAAGGGGACAGTGCCGTTGATATGGTACTTGCGATCATCGGAAATACCAACAATGAATCCAACAAAGCTTCGTTGTTCGTTCGTCTAGTCGAGCGTAAAAATCGCAGCATGACGACGACAGACTATAAAGAATCCGTGCGTGAAAAGTTAAAAGAATTTGAAAAGCAAGCGATCGTATCAATTGGTGATATCGATGCTGTGAACTCAGGACAAAAACCTTTGAACTTAAATATTCAAGGTGAAAATCTAGAAGAGCTAAATGCATACGCAGCGAAGCTTGTTGAAAGAATGAAAAAGATTCCGGGCCTTGTGGATGTTGATACGAACTTCCGTTCCGGTAAACCGGAATTCCATGTGGTCTTTGATCGCCAGAAGTCAGAAGCCTTGGGTGTTTCTACCGTGACAGCAGGTGCTGAACTTCGTAACCGCACGGAAGGTAACGAACAAGCGATTTATCGTGAAAAAGGAATCGATTATAAAATCCGTGTGCGTTTTGAAGAAATGTACCGCGATCTGCGTAACCAATTCTCTACGACTCTTGTGCCGAATTCAAATTACAACATGATTCCTTTAGCGAGGATTGCCCAAGGCGAAGACGCCTTTGGTTATTCGCAAATCAATCGTCAGAATAAAGGTCGTTACATTCAAATTTCTGGAAATATCGCCAAGGGCGGCGCCTTAGGTTCTATTTCTACGGAAATTGAAAACATCGTGAAAAAAGATCTGCCGCCACCGCAAGGTGTGGAATACGCTTTTCAAGGTCAGGCCGATGACTTTAAAGAATTGATCGCCAATATGTTATTAGCGATCTTCCTAGGTGTTACTTTCATTTATCTAGTTCTAGCGAGCTTGTATGAAAGTTTCATCACACCATTTTCGATACTTTTAGCTTTACCGCTTGCTATGACGGGTGCATTCTTAGCGTTATTGATCTTTGGTAAGACCATCGATATTTTCTCGCTTATCGGGATTGTGTTGTTGTTAGGGGTTGTGGCGAAGAACTCTATCTTGCTTGTCGATTATACCAATCAGTTAATTCATGAAGGGCTGGAACGAAATGCGGCGATTTTAAAAGCCTGCCGCACGCGTCTTCGTCCCATTCTGATGACGTCTTTGGCTTTGATTGCCGGGATGATTCCAATTGCTATTGGTCTGAATGAAGCGTCAGCAATGCGCACCTCGATGGGGATTGCGATCATTGGTGGTTTGATAAGCTCAACGCTTTTAACATTGCTTATCGTGCCAGCAGCCTTCGGATTCATCGAAGACTTTAAAATGTGGTTTAGGGCGAAACTAGCTAAGTTCACGGGTTATCAAGCCTAA
- a CDS encoding TetR/AcrR family transcriptional regulator — protein sequence MNSNKSFSPEELGARQKIMDAAIELFARDGLHGVSTRDIAKASGLNLSLISYYFGGKEGLYKTAIQEFSGKIFAQIQEVTDEFEQDEVSAKSIQRAIMTLVNNFIDMRVANPNMAKIMTREKLEGLPFCREIQEHLLTNAGDKMIAIITKGQKAGVVSKNINPHFFMVYLVEGLLGYFNMFDCKCTWNSKLYSLPQKKEQFVKQVSLLFVEGILK from the coding sequence ATGAATTCCAACAAATCCTTCAGCCCTGAAGAGTTGGGCGCCCGACAAAAAATAATGGACGCTGCCATTGAGCTTTTTGCTCGAGATGGACTTCATGGCGTCAGCACCCGGGATATTGCCAAAGCTTCGGGATTAAATCTAAGTCTTATAAGTTATTATTTTGGTGGTAAAGAAGGCTTGTATAAAACCGCCATTCAAGAATTCAGCGGAAAAATATTTGCCCAGATTCAAGAAGTCACCGACGAATTCGAACAAGATGAAGTCAGTGCAAAGTCCATTCAGCGCGCCATCATGACCCTGGTAAATAATTTTATCGATATGCGGGTTGCAAATCCTAACATGGCTAAAATCATGACTCGCGAAAAGCTAGAAGGTTTGCCATTTTGTCGAGAGATTCAAGAGCATCTTCTGACGAACGCAGGTGATAAAATGATTGCCATTATCACAAAGGGACAAAAAGCCGGCGTCGTAAGTAAGAACATCAATCCGCATTTTTTCATGGTGTATCTGGTGGAAGGGTTGTTGGGATATTTTAATATGTTTGACTGTAAGTGCACCTGGAATAGCAAGCTTTATAGTTTGCCGCAAAAAAAAGAACAGTTTGTTAAGCAAGTATCATTGTTGTTTGTAGAAGGGATATTGAAATGA
- a CDS encoding GNAT family N-acetyltransferase, which yields MPPYSTRKALSSDLNFLTQVHHTTLKQYVEKIWHWEESIQDEFVKREFETGRIEIIQAGNTDFGYLHLAKTEEKVQIVNILILPEHQGKGLGTTIIKDLIAKTKSANMTLELGVFKINTKAKSLYEKLGFKTFNETKTHYQMRI from the coding sequence ATGCCACCTTATTCAACTCGTAAGGCCCTTTCGTCGGACCTGAATTTTTTAACGCAAGTTCATCACACGACTTTAAAACAATACGTAGAAAAAATTTGGCACTGGGAAGAATCCATACAGGATGAATTCGTGAAAAGAGAATTCGAAACAGGACGAATTGAAATTATTCAAGCCGGGAATACAGACTTCGGCTATTTACACCTGGCCAAGACAGAAGAAAAAGTACAAATCGTAAATATCTTGATACTTCCGGAACATCAAGGAAAGGGCTTAGGCACAACCATTATAAAAGACCTCATAGCTAAAACAAAATCAGCAAACATGACCCTAGAACTCGGCGTTTTCAAAATAAACACCAAAGCTAAATCCCTCTACGAAAAATTAGGCTTCAAAACATTCAACGAAACCAAAACCCACTATCAAATGAGAATCTAA